The proteins below come from a single Kryptolebias marmoratus isolate JLee-2015 linkage group LG12, ASM164957v2, whole genome shotgun sequence genomic window:
- the vasnb gene encoding vasorin b has translation MERERVHTMKILLSLLMHFMLLLLLPGGTFSHDCPKGCSCVGTESILCFQRHSSTFPKGVHPSTQSLYLFANGIEGIKAEDFDGLVNLEMLDLSQNKLTHLPDRVFEPLTSLKNLDLSSNQITHVSEKCFHGTTQLERLYLYSNSIKTIHPAAFNGLDRLLELKLQGNMLTSLSTLSMPQLLLLDLRFNALPSLGPSDLQTPNLESLRLGGMGLTSLNKELILGLKNLHELDISGNQLKSFPSALKETPGLYNLNLAGNPMGPLKVEDLQNLAELLELDISSLSLQGLPEEFTQLFPNLKKLTVAENPFNCLCNLAWFPGWLRTQGITLERTRETRCHFPPINAGKVLERLEHKDFGCPTTTTITTSTVKTTTTTQTVPVTTFPTTTKTIQVPRVSDNPTDNNGDSPLPPAPASTSSSSRDPDEKQHFCANNICLNGGTCHLNQHGHEECACPYGTTGRLCESQNHFPPSPPEAESSRVTFITETPDLSSHQATPTSILIDLHRYIEMRPNIRGIRLTYSNLSGSDRRPNQLNLPASYPEYRLRGLNPNSTYAVCVSPLGDHSGVESICIEAHTAPLIKAHTNAQSEIPKLTTMLVPATAIMLLLVLIAIAVAAVCYFRRKRAKGNLDLDCEPSQLELDGVKAGQDNGALPHKQPQLMMPEPVVQNGSLEYEVLLLQDQCISNNNMSLHKPYHF, from the coding sequence ATGGAGAGAGAAAGAGtccacacaatgaagatcttACTGAGTCTGCTGATGCATTTtatgctcctcctcctccttcctggtGGCACGTTTTCCCATGATTGCCCAAAAGGCTGTTCCTGCGTGGGTACAGAatccattttatgttttcagagaCATTCCTCTACCTTTCCCAAAGGAGTGCACCCTTCCACACAAAGCCTCTATCTGTTCGCCAATGGGATCGAAGGCATTAAAGCTGAGGACTTTGATGGTCTAGTGAACTTAGAAATGCTGGACCTCAGTCAAAACAAACTGACCCATCTTCCTGATAGGGTGTTTGAGCCCTTGACATCTTTGAAAAACTTGGACTTGTCATCCAACCAGATCACCCACGTTTCAGAGAAATGCTTCCATGGTACAACACAGCTTGAACgcctttatttatacagtaaCAGCATAAAGACCATCCATCCTGCAGCCTTTAATGGCTTAGACCGCTTGCTGGAACTCAAGCTGCAGGGTAACATGTTGACCTCCCTGTCTACCCTCTCAATGCCCCAACTACTGCTGCTGGACCTTCGTTTTAATGCCTTACCCTCGTTGGGTCCTTCAGACCTTCAAACTCCAAACCTAGAGTCCCTCAGATTGGGTGGTATGGGTCTCACCAGTCTGAATAAAGAGCTCATACTGGGTCTGAAGAATCTTCATGAGCTGGACATTTCAGGAAATCAACTCAAGTCGTTCCCTTCAGCACTAAAAGAGACCCCAGGACTGTATAACCTTAATCTGGCTGGGAATCCAATGGGTCCTCTTAAGGTTGAGGACCTGCAGAACCTTGCAGAGCTTTTAGAGTTGGACATAAGCAGTCTCAGTCTTCAGGGGCTACCTGAAGAGTTCACCCAACTCTTCCCCAACTTGAAAAAGCTCACAGTAGCAGAGAATCCATTTAACTGCCTTTGTAACTTAGCATGGTTCCCAGGATGGCTTAGAACCCAAGGCATCACACTGGAGAGAACAAGGGAGACACGCTGCCATTTTCCACCCATCAATGCTGGAAAGGTATTAGAACGACTGGAGCACAAAGATTTTGGGTGtccaacaacaactacaatTACCACCAGTACTGTCAAAACTACCACCACTACCCAGACTGTTCCTGTCACTACTTTCCCAACTACTACTAAAACTATTCAAGTCCCCAGAGTCAGTGACAACCCAACTGACAATAATGGTGATTCTCCCCTACCTCCTGCTCCTGCATCCACcagtagcagcagcagggaCCCAGATGAGAAGCAGCATTTCTGTGCCAATAATATCTGTTTGAATGGAGGTACTTGTCATCTGAATCAGCATGGTCACGAAGAGTGTGCCTGTCCATATGGTACCACTGGAAGGTTGTGTGAAAGTCAAAACCATTTCCCACCTTCACCACCTGAAGCTGAATCATCCAGGGTAACTTTCATCACAGAGACACCGGACCTCAGCTCCCATCAAGCCACCCCAACTTCAATTTTGATAGACCTCCACCGGTACATTGAAATGCGGCCGAACATTCGTGGAATTCGTCTGACTTACAGCAATCTGTCAGGATCAGACCGCAGGCCAAATCAACTCAACCTCCCAGCATCCTACCCAGAATATAGACTTAGAGGTCTGAATCCTAACTCCACCTACGCTGTGTGTGTCAGTCCTTTAGGTGATCACAGTGGTGTAGAAAGCATCTGCATTGAGGCTCATACAGCTCCTTTAATCAaagcacacacaaatgcacaatcTGAAATCCCAAAGCTTACCACTATGCTGGTGCCTGCAACTGCCATCATGCTACTGCTGGTACTGATAGCAATAGCAGTGGCAGCGGTATGCTATTTTCGCAGGAAGAGGGCCAAGGGCAACCTGGATCTAGACTGTGAGCCCTCCCAGCTAGAGTTGGATGGAGTTAAAGCTGGCCAAGACAATGGGGCGTTGCCTCACAAACAGCCCCAACTTATGATGCCTGAACCTGTTGTTCAAAATGGCAGTCTGGAATATGAGGTGTTGTTACTACAAGATCAGTGTATATCCAATAACAACATGTCTTTGCACAAGCCTTATCACTTTTGA